From one Odontesthes bonariensis isolate fOdoBon6 chromosome 14, fOdoBon6.hap1, whole genome shotgun sequence genomic stretch:
- the LOC142398179 gene encoding uncharacterized protein LOC142398179, protein MLRDSDRTLLLSLLGLLVLSSICSAMLLRNTTKYQSSSSSEEEGSTANPNTIPWSESSEEQSSEELSRGSPNARSWPLQMSPPGEQWPPAGNMTHGPHMLRMFGATDSPMPPAPNTAICDMLFNAPVPPPVDQIPFFCICSHCKGTVGPKGDRGDRGPPGEPGSPGMRGWMGFKGYRGFTGQQGIKGQKGDIGEKGQIGVAGFTGTKGERGFKGDKGDNGSMGPQGQQGPQGETGTCPATCESIPGAPGPQGTPGPVGARGLPGVQGPVGLKGVRGDKGDLGTPGEPGLNGDKGDQGEQGVCECTDGADGADGRSGEKGEKGDDGDTGMQGIQGPIGLKGNQGDMGFMGPPGPCSPAIQSAFSACLNTSYPAPNWPVSFSRVLTNQQGHFNPLMGIYTSPVNGTYVFSFHLATAEKPLKVGLFRNFYPLVRVTETSNLATTSQTVVLHLVMGERVWLQVKDGLTNGMIADSEISSTFSGYLLHPDSCDVPFGRHHHLGHVADPQGGFGWDGPQVNTTSSPN, encoded by the exons ATGCTGCGCGACTCAGACAGAACG ctgttgtTGAGCCTGCTGGGACTCTTGGTCCTGTCCTCCATCTGCTCAGCTATGCTGCTACGAAACACCACCAAATACcagtcctcctcttcctctgaggaGGAGGGCTCCACGGCCAACCCCAACACCATCCCCTGGTCTGAATCAAGCGAGGAGCAGTCTTCTGAGGAACTGTCCCGGGGGTCGCCCAACGCCCGCAGCTGGCCCTTGCAGATGTCCCCTCCGGGGGAACAATGGCCCCCCGCTGGAAACATGACCCACGGCCCACACATGCTGCGGATGTTTGGGGCCACCGACTCGCCGATGCCTCCGGCGCCCAACACGGCAATCTGTGACATGCTGTTCAACGCGCCGGTTCCTCCACCCGTCGACCAGATTCCATTTTTCTGCATCTGCTCTCACTGCAAAGGAACTGTGGGGCCCAAAGGAGACCGCGGGGACCGGGGACCTCCAG GTGAACCCGGAAGCCCAGGGATGCGAGGATGGATGGGTTTCAAAGGCTATCGGGGATTCACAGGCCAGCAGGGAATAAAGG GCCAGAAAGGAGACATAGGGGAGAAAGGACAGATTGGTGTGGCTGGTTTCACCGGGACGAAAGGCGAGCGAGGATTCAAAG GGGATAAAGGAGACAATGGATCAATGGGGCCCCAAGGTCAACAGGGCCCTCAGGGGGAAACCGGCACATGTCCTGCAACTTGTGAGAGTATCCCAGGGGCACCAGGACCCCAGGGGACACCTGGACCAGTTGGAGCCCGGGGCCTGCCCGGGGTGCAGGGACCTGTAGGACTCAAGGGTGTCAGGGGTGATAAAGGTGACCTGGGTACACCTGGGGAGCCCGGTTTAAATGGTGATAAGGGTGACCAAGGTGAGCAAGGGGTGTGCGAATGCACAGATGGGGCAGATGGTGCCGATGGGAGATCGGGAGAAAAGGGTGAAAAAGGGGACGACGGGGACACAGGTATGCAGGGTATACAGGGTCCCATTGGGTTGAAAGGCAACCAAGGTGATATGGGTTTCATGGGGCCGCCAGGTCCCTGCTCCCCGGCTATTCAGTCAGCCTTCTCCGCATGTCTCAACACGTCATATCCAGCTCCTAATTGGCCCGTATCCTTCTCACGCGTCCTCACCAACCAGCAGGGACATTTCAACCCATTAATGGGTATCTACACGTCGCCTGTCAATGGCACCTACGTGTTCTCCTTCCACCTGGCAACTGCAGAGAAGCCACTTAAAGTCGGTCTGTTCAGAAACTTCTACCCTTTAGTTAGGGTAACAGAAACATCCAACCTGGCAACCACCAGCCAGACGGTTGTCCTCCACCTCGTTATGGGAGAGAGGGTGTGGCTACAGGTGAAGGACGGCTTAACCAACGGCATGATTGCTGACAGTGAAATCAGCAGTACGTTCTCTGGGTATCTGCTGCACCCCGACTCCTGCGATGTACCCTTCGGCCGACATCATCATTTGGGGCACGTGGCAGATCCCCAGGGCGGCTTTGGCTGGGATGGACCTCAAGTCAACACCACATCTTCACCAAATTAA
- the saga gene encoding S-arrestin a has product MSPKNVIFKKTCKDKSVGVYMGKRDFVDHVDFVDPVDGVVLVDPEALAGRKVFVTLSCTFRYGRDDMDVMGIAFRRELYLSTRQVYPPLQDRDKGVHTKIQANLLRKLGSNAYPFFFEFPDNLPCSVALQPAAQDEGKQCAVEFEIKAFSAESQDAKVRKRSTVKLMLRKVQYAPESQEEAPSVETTKEFVMSDKPLHVQASLDKELYYHGESIKVTVSVTNNSNKNVKNIILSVDQVATVVLYSNDVYAKCVDIEDTGDSVSAGATLKKEYKMLPLLANNRERRGIALDGKLKHEDTNLASSSMIKEGVLKEVMGMIVSYRVMVKLIVGGMMGSTEVGLEVPFRLMHPKPDAVKESELEEELIFQEFKRSYLKGIIGEDDDEEGNVSGGDDMAPKEK; this is encoded by the exons ATGGCGTTGTCCTTGTTGATCCTGAGGCTCTGGCAGGGAGGAAAG TGTTTGTCACCCTGTCTTGCACCTTTCGCTACGGCAGAGACGACATGGACGTGATGGGAATCGCCTTCCGCAGGGAGCTGTACCTGTCCACCCGACAGGTGTACCCGCCTCTGCAGGACCGTGACAAGGGAGTTCACACCAAGATCCAGGCCAACCTTCTGCGCAAGCTGGGCAGCAACGCCTACCCCTTCTTCTTCGAG tttCCAGACAACCTGCCTTGCTCCGTGGCACTCCAGCCAGCAGCCCAAGATGAAGGCAAG CAATGCGCTGTGGAGTTTGAGATCAAAGCGTTCAGCGCCGAGAGCCAGGATGCAAAAGTACGCAAGCG GAGCACGGTGAAGCTGATGCTCAGGAAGGTCCAGTACGCTCCGGAGAGCCAGGAGGAGGCGCCCTCTGTTGAGACCACCAAGGAGTTCGTCATGTCGGACAAGCCGCTGCATGTCCAGGCCTCGCTGGACAAAGAG CTTTACTATCACGGCGAGTCCATCAAAGTTACCGTCAGCGTCACAAACAACTCCAACAAAAATGTGAAGAACATCATCCTCTCAG TGGACCAGGTCGCCACGGTGGTGCTGTACTCCAACGACGTCTACGCCAAATGCGTGGATATCGAGGATACTGG AGATTCTGTGTCGGCCGGAGCGACGCTGAAGAAAGAGTACAAGATGCTGCCTCTGCTGGCCAACAACAGGGAGCGCAGGGGCATCGCTTTGGATGGAAAACTGAAGCACGAAGACACCAACCTGGCATCGTCGAGCAT GATTAAAGAAGGCGTTCTGAAGGAGGTTATGGGCATGATTGTATCGTACAGGGTCATGGTGAAGCTCATCGTTGGCGG CATGATGGGATCGAC TGAGGTCGGCCTGGAAGTTCCCTTCAGACTGATGCATCCCAAACCAGACGCAG TGAAGGAGAG TGAGTTGGAGGAGGAGCTGATCTTCCAAGAATTCAAGCGTTCCTACCTGAAGGGGATCATCGGTGAGGACGATGACGAGGAGGGCAACGTGTCGGGCGGCGACGACATGGCGCCCAAAGAGAAGTAG